A part of Streptomyces sp. DSM 40750 genomic DNA contains:
- a CDS encoding DUF2975 domain-containing protein, protein MGKLTVRALRAVLVVVLTGTVFVQALMMWALVSGSDPEDGSLPLTPLRVITILGIGTAQVALVCVWRLVTMVRRGTVFSHAAFRYVDVIIGAIAAAALVWFAVTALNAPGQRDDPGVTLIMGGIGVAILGVALIVLVLRMLLAQAVARDVEAAQMQAELDEVI, encoded by the coding sequence ATGGGAAAGCTGACAGTGCGCGCGCTGCGCGCCGTGCTCGTGGTGGTACTCACCGGCACCGTGTTCGTACAGGCATTGATGATGTGGGCGTTGGTCAGCGGGAGTGACCCGGAGGACGGGTCGCTCCCGCTGACCCCGCTGCGCGTGATCACGATCCTGGGCATCGGGACGGCCCAGGTCGCCCTGGTCTGTGTATGGCGACTGGTGACGATGGTGCGACGCGGAACCGTGTTCTCCCACGCCGCCTTCCGGTACGTGGACGTCATCATCGGCGCGATCGCTGCGGCTGCTCTCGTGTGGTTCGCAGTCACGGCCCTGAATGCGCCCGGCCAGCGGGACGACCCGGGCGTCACCCTCATCATGGGCGGGATTGGTGTGGCCATCCTGGGAGTCGCGCTCATCGTGCTCGTGCTGCGGATGCTGCTCGCCCAGGCCGTCGCGCGCGACGTCGAAGCGGCGCAGATGCAGGCCGAGTTGGACGAGGTGATCTGA
- a CDS encoding ABC transporter permease: MPRPALACAAVLAVGVALIPLAYLAIRVGGAGWGSIADELFTARTGALIVRSATLAAVVTAACTALGVAAAFLITRTDVPARRLFGVLAALPLAVPSYVAAFAWVSTAEGFEGFWAAALVLTLVSYPYVYLPVAAALVGVDPAQEEVARSLGRGPWRTAVGVTLRQVRPAVAAGALLVALYVLSDFGAVSILRVDVVTRAVFTSINLGFDRTGALVLATVLVALTALVLLAEQLSRRRAARYARLGGGAPRSPTRLHLGRLRWPAALGLAGVIAAALGVPVASLVRWFGEGVSRPGSLGELADAAGNSLGVALLGTGLTMVLALPVGLLSARVPGLLALALDRLAYLSHALPGLVIGLSLVFFGIHVAYPLYQSVWLLALAYAALFLPLAVAAVSAAAAQAPPGLEEVARSLGRRRAYVLRTVTVPLAAPGIGAGAALVFLTCMKELPATLLLRPTGVDTLATGLWKHTSVAAYAAAAPYAALLVLIAAVPTWWLSVRTGVLTRTGG; encoded by the coding sequence GTGCCGCGGCCGGCACTGGCCTGCGCGGCGGTGCTCGCCGTCGGTGTCGCGCTCATCCCGTTGGCCTATCTGGCGATCCGGGTCGGTGGGGCGGGCTGGGGCAGCATCGCCGACGAGCTGTTCACGGCGCGCACCGGGGCGCTGATCGTCCGGAGCGCGACACTGGCGGCCGTCGTCACCGCGGCCTGCACCGCGCTGGGCGTGGCTGCGGCGTTCCTGATCACCCGCACCGACGTACCGGCCCGACGGCTGTTCGGCGTGCTCGCCGCGCTTCCCCTCGCGGTACCCAGCTACGTCGCCGCCTTCGCCTGGGTCTCCACAGCGGAGGGCTTCGAGGGGTTCTGGGCGGCGGCCCTGGTGCTCACCCTGGTCTCGTACCCGTACGTCTACCTGCCGGTCGCGGCCGCTCTGGTCGGCGTGGATCCGGCCCAGGAGGAGGTGGCGCGATCACTGGGGCGCGGCCCGTGGCGTACGGCCGTCGGCGTGACACTGCGCCAGGTACGGCCGGCGGTGGCGGCGGGCGCGCTGCTCGTCGCGCTCTATGTGCTCTCTGACTTCGGTGCCGTCTCGATCCTGCGGGTGGATGTCGTCACCCGGGCCGTCTTCACCTCGATCAACCTCGGCTTCGACCGCACCGGGGCGCTCGTGCTCGCCACGGTGCTCGTCGCCCTCACCGCGCTGGTGCTGTTGGCCGAGCAGCTCAGTCGGCGGCGCGCGGCCCGCTACGCCCGCCTCGGCGGCGGGGCACCCCGGTCTCCGACCCGGCTGCACCTGGGCCGGCTTCGGTGGCCGGCCGCGCTCGGGCTCGCCGGCGTGATCGCGGCGGCTCTCGGCGTGCCGGTGGCGAGTCTGGTCCGGTGGTTCGGCGAGGGTGTCTCACGGCCCGGGTCACTCGGCGAGCTCGCCGATGCGGCGGGGAACTCGCTGGGGGTCGCCCTGCTTGGCACGGGACTGACCATGGTGCTCGCGCTGCCGGTGGGACTGCTGTCCGCCCGCGTACCCGGCCTGCTCGCCTTGGCCCTGGACCGACTGGCCTATCTCTCGCACGCGCTGCCCGGGCTGGTCATCGGGCTCTCGCTGGTGTTCTTCGGCATCCATGTGGCTTACCCGCTCTACCAGAGCGTGTGGCTGCTCGCGCTCGCGTACGCGGCACTGTTCCTGCCCCTGGCGGTCGCGGCCGTCAGCGCCGCCGCGGCACAGGCCCCGCCCGGCCTGGAGGAGGTGGCCCGCTCGCTCGGGCGGCGCCGGGCCTACGTACTGCGCACGGTGACAGTCCCACTGGCCGCGCCCGGCATCGGCGCCGGGGCCGCCCTGGTCTTCCTTACCTGTATGAAGGAACTGCCCGCCACCTTGCTGCTGCGCCCCACAGGAGTGGACACCCTCGCCACGGGCCTGTGGAAGCACACCTCGGTCGCCGCGTATGCGGCCGCCGCGCCCTATGCGGCCCTGCTGGTGCTCATCGCCGCCGTACCCACATGGTGGCTGTCGGTGCGCACCGGCGTCCTCACCCGAACAGGCGGCTGA
- a CDS encoding SDR family NAD(P)-dependent oxidoreductase — protein MTSIAIVGAGPQMGLAIARTFGSQGFDVALISRNREKLDDLVGKLGAEGITAAAFPADVLDRDALTRALKDAAIRFGGIDVLEYSPVGTFGVTTLTAPATTAPSDVEFEMNFQLYGAIAATQAVLPAMREAGAGTLLYTTGAGSIWPDPRVANVNAAAAALRNWVMNLHKELAGTGIQAAHVGIDSSIGVSVIPGVEAARPEQITPCTGTCTPPSVTRPNSSSSSTTTASPAADSTPSRTRPLIEP, from the coding sequence GTGACCAGCATCGCCATCGTCGGAGCCGGACCCCAAATGGGTCTGGCCATCGCCCGCACCTTCGGCTCCCAGGGCTTCGACGTCGCCCTGATCTCCCGCAACCGCGAGAAGCTCGACGACCTCGTCGGCAAGCTCGGCGCCGAAGGCATCACTGCCGCCGCGTTCCCCGCGGACGTCCTCGACCGCGACGCGCTGACCCGGGCCCTCAAGGATGCCGCCATCCGGTTCGGCGGCATCGATGTCCTGGAGTACTCCCCGGTGGGGACGTTCGGCGTCACCACGCTGACTGCTCCGGCCACCACCGCACCGTCCGATGTGGAGTTCGAGATGAACTTCCAGTTGTACGGGGCGATCGCCGCCACCCAGGCGGTGCTGCCCGCGATGCGCGAGGCCGGCGCGGGCACCCTGCTCTACACCACCGGCGCCGGCTCGATCTGGCCCGACCCGCGGGTCGCCAACGTCAACGCCGCCGCAGCAGCGCTGCGCAACTGGGTGATGAACCTGCACAAGGAGCTTGCCGGCACCGGCATCCAGGCCGCCCACGTCGGCATCGACTCCTCGATCGGCGTCTCCGTCATCCCCGGCGTCGAGGCGGCCCGGCCCGAGCAGATCACCCCCTGTACTGGGACCTGCACACCACCAAGCGTGACCAGGCCGAACTCGTCTTCAAGCTCGACGACGACGGCTTCCCCCGCGGCTGACAGCACACCGAGCCGTACCCGCCCCCTCATCGAACCCTGA
- a CDS encoding dioxygenase family protein has protein sequence MTTTTDPSYVDPALINPRAVRLVNAFKNALARMRDEEGPTFDALNADTDLLQKVQAATGAPLALAAMPLYSEVFQGGRDGYTPSEDVNSPTYIADSPCIDNPGTLPMRPDEPGTPLIVSGRILDGHGQPLAGAKLDIYHAANNGNYSALYDDGVPKYNLRGHLLTDADGRYTFTTITPVAYADPTSLRSTRSPQPSRPSAAASTARPTSTTRSTTPT, from the coding sequence ATGACCACGACCACCGATCCGTCCTACGTCGACCCGGCACTGATCAACCCACGCGCGGTCCGTCTCGTGAACGCATTCAAGAACGCTCTGGCCCGCATGCGCGACGAGGAGGGACCGACCTTCGACGCCCTCAACGCGGACACCGACCTTCTGCAGAAGGTCCAGGCGGCCACCGGCGCCCCGCTGGCGTTGGCCGCCATGCCGCTGTACAGCGAGGTCTTCCAGGGCGGCCGCGACGGCTACACCCCCTCCGAAGACGTCAACAGCCCCACCTACATCGCCGATTCACCGTGCATCGACAACCCGGGAACCCTGCCGATGCGCCCCGACGAACCCGGCACCCCGCTGATCGTCTCCGGCCGCATTCTGGACGGCCACGGTCAGCCACTCGCAGGCGCCAAGCTGGACATCTACCACGCGGCCAACAACGGCAACTACTCAGCGCTGTACGACGACGGAGTACCCAAGTACAACCTGCGCGGACATCTCCTCACCGACGCCGACGGCCGCTACACCTTCACCACCATCACCCCCGTCGCCTACGCCGACCCCACATCACTGCGATCGACGAGGTCACCACAGCCGTCGCGGCCCTCGGCCGCAGCCTCTACCGCCCGGCCCACATCCACTACGAGGTCCACCACCCCGACCTGA
- a CDS encoding DoxX family protein, translating to MNRFLRIVQGLLAAVFAASGVLKTTKSREQLSSQLPWASDVPTPVVRLIGTAELVGALGLFLPGVSGIATVLTPLAATGIAVIVGLAMGFHARRKEPQGIAFNAVLLTLAAVVMWGRFGPHAF from the coding sequence ATGAACCGGTTCCTGCGGATCGTGCAGGGCCTGCTCGCCGCGGTGTTCGCGGCCTCCGGCGTCCTGAAGACCACCAAGTCCCGCGAACAGCTCAGCTCTCAGCTGCCGTGGGCCAGCGATGTGCCGACGCCCGTGGTCCGCCTGATCGGCACCGCCGAACTCGTCGGCGCCCTCGGGCTGTTCCTGCCCGGCGTCTCCGGCATCGCGACCGTGCTCACTCCGCTGGCCGCCACCGGCATCGCGGTGATCGTGGGTCTGGCCATGGGTTTCCACGCCCGCCGCAAGGAGCCCCAGGGCATCGCGTTCAACGCGGTGCTGCTCACGCTCGCGGCCGTCGTCATGTGGGGCCGGTTCGGGCCCCACGCGTTCTGA
- a CDS encoding DUF1772 domain-containing protein: MLNALEVFTTVVVGLMVGVEFSVAFVMNPIFNALPEDSNQLAHSHGGRMLGAVMPFWYIGSLALVAVWAVAGWHHHGTGLVVTAGALLIVSVIMSILLLVPINNRGKTWTPENRPEDWKEQMHRWERFHYVRVAVIIAAFTLLVAALA; encoded by the coding sequence ATGCTCAACGCACTCGAGGTCTTCACCACCGTGGTCGTCGGCCTGATGGTGGGGGTGGAGTTCTCCGTCGCCTTCGTCATGAACCCGATCTTCAACGCCCTCCCGGAGGACAGTAACCAGCTGGCCCACTCCCACGGGGGCCGGATGCTCGGCGCCGTGATGCCGTTCTGGTACATCGGCTCACTCGCCCTCGTCGCGGTCTGGGCTGTCGCGGGATGGCACCACCACGGCACCGGCCTCGTCGTCACCGCCGGCGCGCTGCTGATCGTCAGTGTGATCATGTCGATCCTGCTGCTCGTCCCGATCAACAACCGGGGCAAGACGTGGACCCCGGAGAACCGGCCCGAGGACTGGAAGGAGCAGATGCACCGCTGGGAACGCTTCCACTACGTCCGCGTCGCCGTCATCATCGCCGCCTTCACCCTGCTCGTCGCCGCCCTCGCCTGA
- a CDS encoding HelD family protein, with protein sequence MNDPAVRAVESERNYVSSLYELLTERISEARVRRASVLKAPAKGAGEAYEREIAAERLAKEIGRLEGAEKGLVFGRIDWTDGTALRIGRIGLHTEEDDLPLLVDWRANAARPFYEATPVHPMDLRRRRHLRLEERTVVSVSDELLDGTAPTDEDVVGDGPLTEALSARRTGRMHAAVATLQAEQDEIVRSAHRGVTVVQGGPGTGKTVVALHRAAYVLYAFPRAAEEGVLVVGPNARFLDYISQVLPSLGENDVVLATCRELTGVPTGTVDPLDTARLKGSSDLADALAGLLRVHQAPAGDFTVRVGQELVHLSGEEVAMARDAAVAAAPGHNPARQVFKELLVDAVTDAMQRDMGDLLERIDADAERMTGIDLDRFTGAAQRRAEGAADSGPVHELDLDAIRADLLDDAGVDRAVEVLWPRLVPGDLVTALLTNAGALAERLPRLTARERSLLLRGPDDPWTDADAPLLDEAASLVDGPPERTYGHVVVDEAQELTAMQWRMIVRRCPARAMTLVGDFAQAGPVATARDWKEALSPHVGPRFKLHNLTVSYRTTHEILESVRDLLTRIAPDQKPTRSLRSGESPRTVTTPPDGLVTAVVQELRAQSTAHPGELLGVICADTRVSELTAQGIAHRARIVPASEARGLEFDGVVVMNPEEIIMARPGGERDLYVALTRATKRLCAITVQSA encoded by the coding sequence ATGAATGATCCCGCTGTGCGTGCGGTTGAATCGGAGCGGAATTATGTGTCCTCCTTATATGAGCTGCTCACCGAGCGGATTTCCGAGGCGCGAGTACGCCGAGCGAGTGTGCTGAAGGCCCCGGCGAAAGGCGCCGGTGAGGCATACGAGAGAGAAATCGCCGCCGAGCGTCTGGCCAAGGAAATCGGCCGGCTGGAGGGCGCCGAAAAAGGGCTGGTCTTCGGGCGCATCGACTGGACGGATGGCACGGCCCTGCGCATCGGGCGGATCGGACTGCATACGGAGGAGGATGACCTGCCTCTGCTCGTGGACTGGCGCGCGAACGCGGCGCGGCCCTTCTACGAGGCGACACCGGTCCACCCGATGGACCTGCGGCGGCGCCGGCACCTGCGCCTCGAGGAGCGCACGGTCGTCTCGGTGAGCGACGAACTGCTGGACGGGACCGCCCCGACCGACGAGGACGTCGTGGGGGACGGCCCGTTGACCGAGGCTCTGTCGGCACGGCGTACGGGCAGGATGCACGCGGCCGTCGCGACGCTGCAGGCCGAGCAGGACGAGATCGTCCGCTCCGCCCACCGCGGGGTGACCGTGGTGCAGGGCGGGCCCGGCACCGGCAAGACGGTGGTCGCCCTGCACCGGGCGGCCTATGTCCTGTACGCGTTCCCGCGCGCCGCGGAGGAGGGCGTCCTGGTGGTGGGCCCGAACGCCCGGTTCCTCGACTACATCTCCCAGGTCCTTCCCTCGCTCGGAGAGAACGACGTCGTTCTGGCGACCTGCCGGGAGCTGACCGGAGTGCCCACGGGCACGGTGGACCCGCTCGATACGGCGCGTCTCAAGGGCAGCTCCGACCTCGCCGACGCCTTGGCCGGCCTGCTGCGCGTCCACCAAGCCCCCGCCGGTGACTTCACCGTGCGGGTCGGACAGGAACTGGTTCACCTCTCCGGCGAGGAAGTCGCCATGGCACGCGACGCCGCCGTGGCAGCCGCACCGGGGCACAACCCCGCGCGCCAGGTGTTCAAAGAGCTCTTGGTCGACGCCGTCACCGACGCGATGCAACGAGACATGGGCGACCTCCTGGAGCGGATCGACGCCGATGCCGAAAGGATGACGGGCATTGACCTCGACCGGTTCACGGGAGCCGCCCAGCGCCGTGCCGAAGGTGCGGCCGACTCGGGTCCGGTCCACGAGCTGGACCTGGACGCCATCCGAGCCGATCTCCTCGACGACGCCGGCGTCGACCGAGCGGTCGAGGTGTTGTGGCCGCGGCTGGTACCCGGTGACCTCGTGACGGCGCTCCTGACGAACGCCGGCGCTCTCGCCGAGCGCCTGCCCCGCCTGACCGCGCGGGAGCGGTCCCTTCTGCTGCGCGGTCCGGACGACCCGTGGACGGATGCCGATGCGCCGTTGCTGGACGAGGCGGCGAGCCTGGTCGACGGTCCCCCCGAGCGGACGTACGGGCACGTCGTCGTCGACGAGGCGCAGGAACTGACCGCCATGCAGTGGCGGATGATCGTCCGCCGCTGCCCGGCAAGGGCGATGACGCTGGTGGGTGACTTCGCCCAGGCAGGCCCGGTCGCGACAGCACGCGACTGGAAGGAAGCGCTGAGCCCCCACGTCGGACCGCGGTTCAAACTGCACAACCTGACCGTCAGCTACCGCACCACGCACGAGATCCTGGAGAGCGTCCGGGACCTGCTCACGCGGATCGCTCCGGACCAGAAGCCCACACGGTCACTGCGAAGCGGTGAGAGCCCTCGCACCGTGACCACACCTCCGGACGGGTTGGTCACCGCCGTTGTTCAGGAACTCCGCGCCCAGAGCACCGCGCACCCGGGCGAGCTTCTAGGAGTGATCTGCGCGGACACCAGGGTGAGCGAGCTGACGGCCCAAGGCATCGCTCACCGCGCACGCATCGTGCCGGCGTCCGAAGCACGCGGCCTGGAATTCGACGGGGTCGTCGTCATGAACCCCGAGGAAATCATCATGGCCCGCCCCGGTGGGGAAAGGGACTTGTACGTAGCCCTGACCCGGGCCACCAAGCGCCTCTGCGCAATCACCGTCCAGTCCGCCTGA
- a CDS encoding TetR/AcrR family transcriptional regulator, producing MSVQERKQRERAGRERLIVATARELAEQQGWDAVTTRRLAERIEYSQPVLYSHFRGKREIIGAVALEGAAELAAAVRAATAAADGPRERVYALARAYLDFAARNPAVYDAIFQLDGGLPYAQEDTPEPLKDAFAALLECLGEVTGDGVEPGLFTEVFWASLHGVATLTRSGRLPPEDTERRVELLVDRLAMA from the coding sequence ATGTCGGTACAGGAACGCAAGCAGCGCGAACGGGCGGGCCGCGAGCGCCTCATCGTGGCGACAGCCCGCGAACTCGCAGAGCAGCAGGGCTGGGACGCGGTCACCACCCGCCGGCTCGCCGAGCGCATCGAATACAGCCAGCCCGTCCTCTACAGCCACTTCCGCGGCAAACGGGAGATCATCGGCGCCGTGGCTCTGGAGGGCGCCGCCGAGCTAGCCGCGGCGGTGCGTGCCGCGACCGCCGCCGCAGACGGCCCGCGCGAGCGGGTGTACGCCCTCGCCCGCGCCTACCTCGACTTCGCCGCACGCAACCCGGCGGTCTACGACGCCATCTTCCAGCTCGACGGCGGTCTCCCGTACGCACAGGAGGACACCCCGGAACCTCTCAAGGACGCTTTCGCCGCGCTGCTGGAGTGCCTCGGCGAGGTCACCGGGGACGGCGTCGAGCCGGGGCTGTTCACCGAGGTGTTCTGGGCGTCCCTGCACGGGGTGGCGACCCTGACCCGGTCGGGACGGCTGCCACCGGAGGACACCGAGCGGAGGGTGGAGCTGCTGGTGGACCGGCTCGCCATGGCCTGA
- a CDS encoding iron ABC transporter substrate-binding protein, translating into MRPLLAAGLGALLALGTTACGSEQAAQAQPDSDKKITVYSGRSESLVKPVLEDFQEASGITVEVRYGDTAQMAAQLEEEGSRSPADVFLAQDAGALGAVAGQGLFAKLPDSVLDKVPTASRDEDGEWVGVTGRVRTMVYNTDQVPKGELPESVFELTEPEWKGKVGIAPTNGSFQAFITAMRVEHGDEKTEEFLADLKANDAQIREGNAPIVADVNAGRLASGLVNHYYVYELAKEEGTTVDALKAKNHFFPNGDIGSLVNVSGVGVLDKADDDPDVRTFVDYLLGTEAQTYFAEQTYEYPLIGGVATARGLPALSSLNAPDIDLNDLDDLATTVEMIKDSGLV; encoded by the coding sequence ATGAGACCCCTGCTGGCGGCCGGCCTCGGCGCTCTGCTGGCCCTTGGAACCACGGCTTGCGGCTCGGAGCAGGCCGCGCAGGCGCAGCCGGACTCCGACAAGAAGATCACCGTGTACAGCGGTCGGAGCGAGTCGCTCGTCAAGCCGGTGCTGGAGGACTTCCAGGAGGCCAGCGGCATCACCGTCGAGGTGCGCTACGGCGACACCGCACAGATGGCCGCCCAGCTCGAAGAAGAGGGCAGCCGGAGCCCGGCGGACGTCTTCCTCGCCCAGGACGCCGGGGCCCTGGGAGCCGTGGCCGGGCAGGGGCTGTTCGCCAAGCTGCCGGACTCGGTGCTGGACAAGGTGCCGACCGCATCCCGGGACGAGGATGGCGAGTGGGTCGGGGTGACCGGCCGCGTGCGCACGATGGTCTACAACACCGACCAGGTCCCCAAGGGCGAACTGCCGGAGTCGGTGTTCGAGCTGACCGAGCCCGAATGGAAGGGCAAGGTGGGCATCGCGCCGACCAACGGCTCCTTCCAGGCGTTCATCACAGCGATGCGGGTGGAGCACGGCGATGAGAAGACCGAGGAGTTCCTCGCGGACCTGAAGGCCAACGACGCGCAGATCCGCGAGGGGAACGCGCCGATCGTCGCCGACGTCAACGCCGGCAGGCTCGCCTCCGGGCTGGTCAACCACTACTACGTGTACGAACTGGCCAAGGAGGAAGGCACCACCGTCGACGCCCTCAAGGCGAAGAACCACTTCTTCCCCAACGGAGACATCGGCAGCCTGGTCAACGTCTCCGGGGTGGGCGTGCTGGACAAGGCGGACGACGATCCCGACGTCCGCACGTTCGTCGACTATCTGCTGGGCACCGAGGCCCAGACCTACTTCGCGGAGCAGACGTACGAGTACCCGCTGATCGGCGGCGTCGCCACCGCCCGCGGGTTGCCCGCGCTGTCTTCGCTGAACGCACCGGACATCGACCTCAACGACCTGGACGATCTGGCGACGACGGTCGAAATGATCAAGGATTCGGGGCTCGTCTGA
- the bfr gene encoding bacterioferritin, giving the protein MQSDPEVLEFLNEQLTAELTAINQYFLHAKMQENFGWTKLAQYTRHESFDEMNHAEVLTDRILVLDGLPNYQRLFHVRVGQTVTEMFQADREVEVEAIDRLRRGIEVMRSKGDITSANIFESILADEEHHIDYLDTQLALIEKLGEPLYIAQVIEQPEG; this is encoded by the coding sequence ATGCAGAGCGACCCCGAGGTTCTTGAGTTCCTCAACGAGCAACTGACCGCAGAGCTGACCGCGATCAACCAGTACTTCTTGCACGCCAAGATGCAGGAGAACTTCGGCTGGACGAAGCTCGCGCAATACACGCGCCACGAGTCGTTCGACGAGATGAACCATGCTGAGGTTCTCACCGACCGAATCCTGGTCCTTGACGGTCTGCCCAACTACCAGCGGCTCTTTCATGTGCGGGTGGGGCAGACCGTCACCGAGATGTTCCAGGCGGACCGCGAGGTCGAGGTCGAGGCGATCGACCGTCTCCGGCGTGGCATCGAGGTCATGCGTTCCAAGGGCGACATCACCTCGGCGAACATCTTCGAGTCGATCCTCGCCGACGAGGAGCACCACATCGACTATCTCGACACGCAGCTCGCACTGATCGAGAAGCTGGGCGAGCCGCTCTATATCGCACAGGTCATCGAACAGCCTGAAGGCTGA
- a CDS encoding helix-turn-helix domain-containing protein, with amino-acid sequence MPIAVDIDVMRARRKMSVGELADRVGITPANLAVLKNGRAKAVRFATLAALCEVLKCQPGDLLRWEGEDTAGE; translated from the coding sequence ATGCCGATCGCCGTCGACATCGACGTGATGCGGGCCAGGCGGAAGATGTCCGTGGGCGAGCTCGCAGACCGCGTAGGGATCACGCCCGCCAACCTGGCGGTACTCAAGAACGGCCGCGCCAAGGCGGTGCGCTTTGCGACGCTCGCCGCGCTCTGCGAGGTGCTCAAGTGCCAGCCGGGCGACCTGCTTCGCTGGGAGGGCGAGGACACCGCGGGCGAATGA
- a CDS encoding ABC transporter ATP-binding protein: MAELRITGVHKAYGRVQALSGVDLTVRSGSLVAVLGPSGSGKTTLLRCVAGFEALDSGEIRIDGRRVATSDASVPPERRRIAVVPQEGALFPHLSVLGNVAYGLGRSARRAGRAAAVLDLVGLAGLQDRMPHHLSGGQQQRVAVARALAPRPPVVLLDEPFNALDAALRAEVRRDVWQALRADGATAVLVTHDQAEALSMAEEVAAMRDGRIIQSGPPELLYGSPADPWVAGFVGEAVWLPAVRDGDRAHTPLGTLRLTPVEGGVPAGPMRVLLRPEQITLAPPGAANGVAATVVRRDFYGHDAMLALRLSDGTPVAARVFDPSVRPPAVGDEVGLCVRGIARAFPPGGRLVSPAQPSATDELHP, translated from the coding sequence ATGGCCGAACTGCGCATCACCGGCGTCCACAAAGCGTACGGCCGCGTCCAGGCACTGTCCGGAGTGGATCTCACCGTCCGCTCCGGATCGCTGGTGGCCGTGCTCGGCCCCTCCGGCTCGGGCAAGACCACTCTGCTGCGCTGCGTCGCCGGCTTCGAGGCGCTGGACTCCGGCGAGATCCGGATCGACGGCCGTCGCGTCGCGACCTCCGACGCGTCGGTTCCGCCCGAGCGGCGGCGGATCGCGGTGGTCCCCCAGGAAGGCGCGCTCTTCCCGCACCTGTCCGTCCTCGGCAACGTTGCCTACGGGCTCGGCCGGTCCGCCCGGCGAGCCGGTCGAGCGGCCGCTGTGCTGGACCTGGTGGGCCTGGCGGGGCTCCAGGACCGGATGCCGCACCACCTTTCCGGCGGGCAGCAACAGCGCGTCGCGGTCGCCCGCGCGCTCGCACCGCGCCCGCCGGTCGTGCTGCTCGACGAACCGTTCAACGCACTCGACGCCGCCCTGCGGGCCGAAGTGCGCCGGGACGTCTGGCAGGCCCTGCGCGCCGACGGCGCCACGGCCGTCCTCGTCACCCACGACCAGGCGGAGGCGCTGTCGATGGCCGAGGAGGTCGCGGCCATGCGGGACGGCCGGATCATCCAGAGCGGACCACCGGAACTCCTCTACGGCTCACCGGCCGACCCGTGGGTGGCCGGGTTCGTCGGCGAGGCGGTGTGGCTGCCCGCCGTAAGGGACGGCGACCGGGCCCACACCCCGCTGGGCACTCTGCGGCTCACACCGGTCGAGGGCGGTGTGCCGGCCGGCCCGATGCGCGTGCTGCTCCGTCCCGAACAGATCACGCTCGCCCCGCCCGGGGCTGCGAACGGGGTCGCCGCGACCGTCGTACGACGCGACTTCTACGGCCACGACGCGATGCTCGCCCTGCGCCTGAGTGACGGCACGCCGGTGGCCGCGCGGGTCTTCGACCCGTCCGTCCGTCCGCCCGCCGTCGGCGACGAGGTGGGCCTGTGCGTCCGCGGCATCGCCCGCGCCTTCCCGCCCGGCGGACGACTGGTCAGCCCAGCCCAGCCATCCGCCACGGACGAACTCCACCCCTGA